In Silene latifolia isolate original U9 population chromosome 3, ASM4854445v1, whole genome shotgun sequence, a single window of DNA contains:
- the LOC141647667 gene encoding RNA polymerase sigma factor sigF, chloroplastic isoform X2, with amino-acid sequence MEASINLLSSSSSFPPRTHFRNTTLSTASSVPILNEQTSALPAIPATSLWKQFPTSVLSHDKQDEFKPSSTLRDNKSYQSTLERQMIEEVEFLQEHMGSSLNHLWDLEDQLYPLSGLSYILPSLGNEELPTASAANSPLNVESCDAISLAKQALSASKLALSLAESSELLDGDFDKSLALRLPDNVKVKQTVRSSRLLERKTKRRKPSRPRTIHETDFPVKAEPGKSGQGYDATDPLRLFLWGPETKQLLTIEAEKKLITEIQDFDKLLAVKEQLQSQFEREPTFGEWANAVALSSGTLRSKLHSWKRSREKLINANFRMVVYIAKQYQGRGLSLQDLLQEGSMGLMKSVEKFKPQAGCRFPSYAFWWIRQSIKKAIFQHSRTIRLPESMYSLFGKVLEAKKVCIQEGQKDPTKEELAKRVGITVEKLQNLQSMMRYPLSMQQPVWADQDTTFQEVTADTKIENPGISVERQLMRKHVRNLLGILSPKEQKIVKLRYGIGSSSEKRYSLSEIGVMFGLSKERVRQLESRALNKLKDSLSSHGLKSYTELLM; translated from the exons TACCTATTCTGAATGAGCAAACATCTGCACTTCCTGCCATTCCAGCCACTTCTCTGTGGAAACAATTTCCTACTTCCGTTCTTTCACACGACAAGCAAGATGAGTTCAAGCCTTCATCCACCCTTAGGGACAATAAATCATATCAG TCCACCTTGGAGAGACAGATGATTGAGGAAGTCGAATTTCTACAAGAGCACATGGGATCTTCTCTTAATCACTTGTGGGATCTTGAGGATCAGCTTTACCCGTTGTCAGGCTTATCATACAT ACTGCCATCGCTAGGAAATGAGGAGCTTCCAACCGCAAGTGCTGCTAACAGTCCATTGAATGTGGAATCATGTGATGCAATTTCTCTTGCTAAGCAAGCTCTTTCAGCCTCAAAACTTGCTTTGTCATTAGCTGAAAGCTCCGAGTTGCTGGATGGTGATTTTGACAAATCCCTAGCTCTTAG GTTGCCCGACAATGTGAAAGTTAAGCAGACAGTAAGGTCTTCACGGCTCTtggaaagaaaaacaaaaagaagAAAACCCTCAAGGCCTAGGACAATACATGAAACTGATTTCCCTGTAAAAGCAGAACCGGGAAAGTCAGGCCAAGGATACGATGCAACTGACCCCCTTCGCTTGTTTTTATGGGGTCCAGAAACAAAACAATTATTGACCATAGAAGCAGAAAAGAAATTAATTACAGAAATACAG GATTTCGATAAATTACTTGCTGTGAAGGAACAGCTTCAATCTCAGTTTGAGCGAGAACCAACATTTGGTGAGTGGGCAAATGCCGTTGCACTGAGTTCTGGGACCCTGCGTTCAAAACTCCACTCTTGGAAGAGAAGccgtgaaaagttgataaatgcCAACTTCCGTATGGTGGTATACATAGCCAAACAATATCAAGGCCGTGGCCTAAGTCTTCAAGATTTATTGCAG GAAGGAAGTATGGGACTTATGAAGAGTGTGGAGAAGTTTAAACCCCAAGCTGGCTGTCGGTTTCCCAGTTATGCCTTCTGGTGGATTAGGCAATCAATTAAGAAGGCCATATTCCAACATTCAAGGACAATTCGTTTGCCT GAGAGTATGTACAGTCTGTTTGGAAAGGTCCTAGAAGCGAAAAAAGTATGCATTCAAGAAGGGCAGAAAGATCCAACAAAAGAAGAATTGGCAAAGCGTGTTGGAATTACAGTAGAAAAGTTGCAGAATTTGCAATCTATGATGAGATACCCTCTTTCGATGCAACAACCTGTGTGGGCAGATCAAGATACCACTTTTCAG GAAGTGACTGCTGACACTAAGATAGAGAACCCAGGCATCAGTGTTGAAAGACAATTGATGAGGAAGCACGTACGTAACTTACTCGGTATTCTCAGCCCGAAAGAACAGAAAATTGTCAAGTTAAGGTATGGCATAGGATCTTCATCTGAAAAACGATACTCGTTGTCCGAGATTGGAGTCATGTTTGGTCTTTCAAAGGAAAGGGTTCGACAGTTAGAAAGCCGAGCACTTAACAAGCTCAAGGATTCGCTCAGTAGCCATGGCTTAAAATCGTACACTGAGTTACTCATGTGA
- the LOC141647667 gene encoding RNA polymerase sigma factor sigF, chloroplastic isoform X1 — MEASINLLSSSSSFPPRTHFRNTTLSTASSVPILNEQTSALPAIPATSLWKQFPTSVLSHDKQDEFKPSSTLRDNKSYQVQSTLERQMIEEVEFLQEHMGSSLNHLWDLEDQLYPLSGLSYILPSLGNEELPTASAANSPLNVESCDAISLAKQALSASKLALSLAESSELLDGDFDKSLALRLPDNVKVKQTVRSSRLLERKTKRRKPSRPRTIHETDFPVKAEPGKSGQGYDATDPLRLFLWGPETKQLLTIEAEKKLITEIQDFDKLLAVKEQLQSQFEREPTFGEWANAVALSSGTLRSKLHSWKRSREKLINANFRMVVYIAKQYQGRGLSLQDLLQEGSMGLMKSVEKFKPQAGCRFPSYAFWWIRQSIKKAIFQHSRTIRLPESMYSLFGKVLEAKKVCIQEGQKDPTKEELAKRVGITVEKLQNLQSMMRYPLSMQQPVWADQDTTFQEVTADTKIENPGISVERQLMRKHVRNLLGILSPKEQKIVKLRYGIGSSSEKRYSLSEIGVMFGLSKERVRQLESRALNKLKDSLSSHGLKSYTELLM; from the exons TACCTATTCTGAATGAGCAAACATCTGCACTTCCTGCCATTCCAGCCACTTCTCTGTGGAAACAATTTCCTACTTCCGTTCTTTCACACGACAAGCAAGATGAGTTCAAGCCTTCATCCACCCTTAGGGACAATAAATCATATCAG GTACAGTCCACCTTGGAGAGACAGATGATTGAGGAAGTCGAATTTCTACAAGAGCACATGGGATCTTCTCTTAATCACTTGTGGGATCTTGAGGATCAGCTTTACCCGTTGTCAGGCTTATCATACAT ACTGCCATCGCTAGGAAATGAGGAGCTTCCAACCGCAAGTGCTGCTAACAGTCCATTGAATGTGGAATCATGTGATGCAATTTCTCTTGCTAAGCAAGCTCTTTCAGCCTCAAAACTTGCTTTGTCATTAGCTGAAAGCTCCGAGTTGCTGGATGGTGATTTTGACAAATCCCTAGCTCTTAG GTTGCCCGACAATGTGAAAGTTAAGCAGACAGTAAGGTCTTCACGGCTCTtggaaagaaaaacaaaaagaagAAAACCCTCAAGGCCTAGGACAATACATGAAACTGATTTCCCTGTAAAAGCAGAACCGGGAAAGTCAGGCCAAGGATACGATGCAACTGACCCCCTTCGCTTGTTTTTATGGGGTCCAGAAACAAAACAATTATTGACCATAGAAGCAGAAAAGAAATTAATTACAGAAATACAG GATTTCGATAAATTACTTGCTGTGAAGGAACAGCTTCAATCTCAGTTTGAGCGAGAACCAACATTTGGTGAGTGGGCAAATGCCGTTGCACTGAGTTCTGGGACCCTGCGTTCAAAACTCCACTCTTGGAAGAGAAGccgtgaaaagttgataaatgcCAACTTCCGTATGGTGGTATACATAGCCAAACAATATCAAGGCCGTGGCCTAAGTCTTCAAGATTTATTGCAG GAAGGAAGTATGGGACTTATGAAGAGTGTGGAGAAGTTTAAACCCCAAGCTGGCTGTCGGTTTCCCAGTTATGCCTTCTGGTGGATTAGGCAATCAATTAAGAAGGCCATATTCCAACATTCAAGGACAATTCGTTTGCCT GAGAGTATGTACAGTCTGTTTGGAAAGGTCCTAGAAGCGAAAAAAGTATGCATTCAAGAAGGGCAGAAAGATCCAACAAAAGAAGAATTGGCAAAGCGTGTTGGAATTACAGTAGAAAAGTTGCAGAATTTGCAATCTATGATGAGATACCCTCTTTCGATGCAACAACCTGTGTGGGCAGATCAAGATACCACTTTTCAG GAAGTGACTGCTGACACTAAGATAGAGAACCCAGGCATCAGTGTTGAAAGACAATTGATGAGGAAGCACGTACGTAACTTACTCGGTATTCTCAGCCCGAAAGAACAGAAAATTGTCAAGTTAAGGTATGGCATAGGATCTTCATCTGAAAAACGATACTCGTTGTCCGAGATTGGAGTCATGTTTGGTCTTTCAAAGGAAAGGGTTCGACAGTTAGAAAGCCGAGCACTTAACAAGCTCAAGGATTCGCTCAGTAGCCATGGCTTAAAATCGTACACTGAGTTACTCATGTGA